The following coding sequences lie in one Pontibacter sp. G13 genomic window:
- a CDS encoding TonB-dependent receptor plug domain-containing protein: MKSLLLVLLFFLPLGLSAQIQISGIVRTAHSGEPISYTRIHQSGTANGRLSNELGYFSLKCPVGKVQLEFHHMGFQDLQLELVVARDTFLEISLEEAETSLDTVSITTFQGVRDMQLGRTSVPMSQINLMPALGGEGDVLKSLQLLPGIQFGMEGTAGLFVRGGSPDQNLILLDEIPVYNVNHLFGFFSLFPPDVVQDVEVYKGAFPAEYGGRLSSVIRIQSKEGSLDTWKGQFSLSPLAGQVQVEGPLVPGRSSIFFAGRRSLVDLILRPFTQNSYQQADASGSLGYYFHDMVFKANYLVSAKTRVFLSVYSGRDQGQLSISPLVADSISTQTDGALGWGNLTASLRLQQVIGEQWFSKTTFGYTHYRYAQELGFELYDESDLISSLETGNRSFVRDLILKQDFEGQLGSRHTLKLGGKLSFKRFEPDVQILNTQNGNVIQDSSFHGTEYLSGIGSLYAGYRYEDTRWEMYAGVRGDQFWTEGKYWTSLQPRLQAAWYPHEKWKAQAGYSRVQQYLHLLSNSGMGLPTDLWVPATRNAPPASSDQLSIGLFHEWDHRTTLSLEAYWKRLEGVIAYRDGTSYLSDFSKWEDRIEGGGGNSRGIELFLHRKSGRLNGWISYTLSKATRKFSQINDGIEFPFRYDRRHNLSILANFVFPDPRKSISVTWMYVSGARTTIPEFQVYTPFDLYQQLQGSSDVAITYELAYLFGHSSSYARTRNNFQIRPFHKMDIAFRSEKQKKRGLRIWEVGIYNAYGQQNPYFVYFGSEWQAGLSEPVRYKPVIQEYSYLMWIPYLSYSLKFGHPG; this comes from the coding sequence CGCAAATCCAGATCAGCGGAATTGTCAGAACGGCACACTCCGGAGAACCCATCTCCTATACCCGTATCCACCAATCCGGAACTGCTAATGGCCGATTGAGCAATGAGTTGGGATATTTTTCCCTCAAATGCCCAGTTGGAAAAGTCCAATTGGAATTCCATCATATGGGGTTTCAAGACTTGCAACTAGAACTGGTAGTGGCCCGGGATACCTTTCTGGAAATTTCCCTAGAAGAAGCCGAGACCTCTCTAGATACGGTATCCATTACGACCTTTCAAGGTGTGCGAGATATGCAGCTTGGGAGAACTTCTGTGCCTATGTCCCAAATTAACTTGATGCCGGCGTTGGGGGGTGAAGGAGACGTGCTGAAATCCCTTCAATTGCTTCCCGGGATTCAATTTGGGATGGAAGGAACCGCAGGGCTCTTTGTCAGGGGAGGGAGCCCTGATCAGAACTTGATCCTGCTGGACGAAATTCCTGTCTATAATGTCAATCACCTGTTCGGGTTCTTTTCCTTGTTTCCGCCCGACGTAGTTCAAGACGTGGAAGTGTATAAAGGTGCTTTCCCAGCTGAATACGGAGGCAGGCTTTCTTCGGTGATCCGTATTCAGTCCAAAGAAGGGAGCTTGGATACTTGGAAAGGGCAATTCAGTCTGAGTCCCCTTGCTGGTCAGGTTCAAGTAGAAGGTCCCCTCGTACCTGGGCGTTCTTCGATCTTTTTTGCTGGAAGGCGGTCTCTGGTAGATTTAATTCTAAGGCCTTTTACCCAAAATTCCTATCAACAAGCAGATGCGTCGGGCTCCTTGGGATATTATTTTCATGACATGGTATTCAAGGCAAACTATCTTGTGTCTGCCAAAACTCGGGTATTTCTGAGTGTTTATTCAGGTCGGGATCAGGGTCAGTTGTCCATTAGCCCTTTGGTGGCAGATTCTATTTCGACTCAAACGGACGGGGCGCTCGGATGGGGAAATTTGACTGCATCGCTGAGATTGCAACAGGTGATTGGGGAGCAGTGGTTTTCTAAGACGACTTTCGGATATACCCACTATCGGTATGCTCAGGAGTTGGGGTTTGAACTGTATGATGAATCTGATTTGATCAGTAGTTTGGAAACTGGGAATCGCTCCTTTGTACGTGATTTGATTCTCAAGCAAGATTTTGAAGGGCAATTGGGTTCTCGGCATACCCTTAAACTAGGAGGTAAACTATCTTTCAAACGGTTTGAACCTGATGTACAAATCCTGAATACCCAGAATGGAAATGTGATTCAGGACTCTTCATTCCATGGTACAGAATATCTCAGCGGAATCGGCAGCCTATATGCAGGCTACAGATACGAGGATACTCGTTGGGAAATGTATGCTGGCGTAAGAGGGGATCAGTTTTGGACGGAAGGCAAGTATTGGACTTCCCTGCAGCCTAGATTGCAGGCCGCTTGGTATCCGCATGAAAAATGGAAGGCCCAAGCCGGATATAGTCGGGTACAGCAATATCTTCACTTGCTCTCGAATAGCGGCATGGGACTTCCTACAGACCTCTGGGTACCAGCTACCCGAAATGCACCACCCGCTAGCTCTGATCAGCTTTCCATCGGGTTGTTCCATGAATGGGATCATAGAACTACTTTGAGTCTTGAAGCATATTGGAAACGCTTGGAAGGAGTAATTGCCTACCGAGATGGAACAAGCTATCTGTCAGATTTTTCGAAATGGGAAGATCGAATAGAGGGTGGAGGGGGAAATTCAAGAGGGATTGAGCTATTTCTACATCGAAAATCGGGAAGATTGAATGGATGGATAAGTTATACGCTATCCAAAGCTACTCGAAAGTTCAGCCAGATAAACGACGGGATCGAATTTCCCTTTCGATATGATCGTAGGCACAACCTTTCGATCCTCGCGAATTTTGTGTTTCCAGATCCCCGAAAAAGTATTTCGGTTACTTGGATGTATGTATCGGGGGCTCGAACTACCATTCCGGAGTTCCAGGTTTACACGCCATTCGATCTGTACCAACAGCTACAGGGGAGTTCCGATGTCGCCATCACCTATGAACTGGCCTATCTTTTTGGCCATTCCAGTAGTTATGCCCGCACTCGCAATAACTTTCAAATCAGACCCTTTCACAAAATGGATATCGCCTTTCGAAGTGAAAAACAAAAGAAACGAGGCCTTAGGATTTGGGAAGTAGGAATCTACAATGCTTATGGGCAACAAAACCCCTATTTCGTGTACTTTGGCTCTGAATGGCAGGCAGGTCTCTCTGAGCCAGTTAGGTACAAACCAGTCATTCAGGAGTACAGCTATCTGATGTGGATTCCCTATCTCAGCTACTCCCTGAAATTTGGCCACCCAGGTTGA